The Oreochromis niloticus isolate F11D_XX linkage group LG13, O_niloticus_UMD_NMBU, whole genome shotgun sequence genome has a window encoding:
- the mymx gene encoding uncharacterized protein mymx isoform X3 has protein sequence MSESIVRKVQPFTIGTRLSAPAVPKCQDFTQSYLPGETLDNCVLQHNLNSLYLSGSQVCAHGPCLVSPIVKQVAPVKHNQDRMAAEDQLNQNVASASAVSRSIKKITISGNKDRPEDKMTAEPAITRCTSENNNNNNNISSTSEIHLPRIVGVSCENKPSSQFKVLLKKESSDEFQPMQGQTRPRVNREKSLQQISVPELQENEPQRKESHPRTPIEGSAAVTLPSDCFTQRNSLFSKEVLQAEAWIKGKLQDLKDGSNIQCCPLEDWEDASQMLQRDLKDFENTLIQLNQMGEQLICKLNPTSDLVKKQLSQLRDQWQTLKQMAANQMRALGGAKNLQEFNKKVDKLEAWIKEKEEEQCLVNVLGENVDKMQLTRRILDLKQDEQLHRNLHEEINNLALKLEKQGKTDSKNISSRRKHINKMWLKMQSHLKNYHENLHLALEVSSFYHQADNILFAINSMRKNMSVLKDVDSFGDREMREIASQIMMLDVSVSQLLNLHPTLAASITQKQSEVKDCWALLQKLFRSDKTTLSLSGSTFTREASDLLTLAQEPQCNMGMEANGIMGKEVKEEKNHLKGCASTADGGSGRRTQSCQSQEQQSVNHTSLPMRDSPVCTDDAIVRNQLKGESRKPRTEPKIATPSPGHPQLHIQLQRFTVSADKTLSWLKDNVSMATQVCSIASFEGLEAAKRCQQTVEQEILNNRARIEVVKKEGHGLVRAQHPGSTKIEEFLGQLEVLWEELRKRHQRNAVFLQASEELGFRVVKVLQALGSLEAWLESVELSMKESVLAGDPETMSMAERESRLLEKEVASRSLELSALRQEVDRLHSHSHPRTRGLPARMEEVEKKYHRVQSALTQQSSELQDTRMLTEFLERVELEESQDLSGSQYRLGQPLHSENSPPPTLLTLQNSGSGEPLIETMGDPVEELREAVEMLNDTVRERGRSQSHDQAIQELMSKHASLAVRVEECVCFSKDLSLDILEKETDMAIQCEPDRCGLEALQEEQDHLEIDYEIIREEVKELQDQASRLKDLCPERVHVLDAKIQATLQAWNELGKSVTENKSRLEEFAQLQDFFRSYLAMISWTEDTRSCIFSDTTLHFGKDGQTPLVAELDMQIEQKFEEFDELAATGKNLLDKEHHLTQMVRERMEELRSMLGWILVHWRAQKQQWLHKKSRQEPSQDNIYFEATMCPPSTENSAPEPEPFHSHQSPVVTPTEDTTKARNSQPLCLVPRHAEKHKEEPSEDGYEIMNSIGPQDDPPKANMLVLKEGSSPPVGGTVNLILSFGNTGDSQVQVLDLPAGTKEVVEETSEPVHRPTVPQSSAYKNFWRRCQGLLENTLGSLKRKRKIYRQSANEVSTYLHVKDNNLAAAPVYESITLPRQKSRSAASASPTFLPSSSLPSSSAPALQGTNVTFHNTTGNGGSSIFSSIKRMGKKRKRKRDARRHTIQKIMGVEEQTDGMPHCTSQTITYDTHTWPLKERRRKKKNGDGVEAIAYMKNPLLKDIDTECSGEYSITPYAVSAGPTTTPTAGQVKSHCRFLSLGSVLSFDLPKDMTLIPSIQDIITIAPPESKKVAGTDPDPHSHRQTFLSSFRQTRPTPTVTHDTSAESSFAETQLSTSLGKHLPGVDSGLQPPPSPSVEEDEDQTVQCNDLSKTQVALREEEKQEWDKTLSEIKTSTAEKDGTVQPSQLHIYVNQASTSTTAIHKHECLSVHTLIRDLNGHQYHKCARPHSFHEESPGLQSSQASFMRVNLKSTKSVRQDSVDSGISTSSSLKLCKDDAPRTDSLQPKGVVRKLISLEVGGTDCTKIRENDLTGPPSRSAVIETEPVHLDHQQFEEEEEELEDIWNQTTNYRQSICSDIMYQPNEEESLPLDQAKETPSDTTPTVLYRNLVTASAPNLLVAEFKLPTHIQNLLGYDKGQSPKDHLPPMSIGDRRSWAAFPNREPASKTSVTVNETASDPVKLPDVGDNQRYIYQYKEDEEEEEEVEKAKVGEEADEHTGCLKDPSVSLLSVHMGLDGISQQRKASQSQEDLKKPQEHVASGWHCFTSSGKPELQSMEGMLERKHKLQLGGKKAASRGWNSYHAVLYRHTLCFYQDRKETLRSSACGLPLNLMGAECLPFPEYTKKPNCFRLRLRDGSEYLFNASSRFMMKKWIMKIQASTGQTVCRSSILGVPFDEDLPSSLKPPFCFGCHDPDGCHCSSQHDVTQPFPRHNPPGTTQTKEIVVLTRELNHMPQSHFKRLDEHLISSSDAGCCDVDKGSLKQMMTHGLSGVFKDNASSSPHSPLCSGQDWLSSKRRSHSFTSSTYQKIKPMLRTPGGKGLETGSNYCVTLVVGDKSTDSASASTSSEPPLLALAGWEQDRYQDAALRSYVSLPRPRNKSVFKKFFGKRDL, from the exons ATGTCTGAGAGCATTGTGAGGAAGGTGCAGCCCTTTACCATTGGGACAAGGCTGTCAGCTCCTGCTGTGCCAAAATGTCAGGATTTTACACAGAGTTATCTGCCCGGCGAGACTTTGGATAACTGTGTGCTGCAGCACAATCTGAACTCGCTCTACCTCAGTGGATCACAGGTGTGTGCACATGGCCCCTGTCTCGTCTCGCCGATTGTCAAGCAGGTAGCCCCCGTGAAACACAACCAAGACCGGATGGCAGCAGAGGACCAGCTGAACCAGAACGTTGCCTCTGCCTCTGCTGTCTCCAGATCAATAAAGAAGATCACAATCTCTGGGAACAAAGACAGGCCAGAGGACAAGATGACAGCAGAGCCTGCAATTACACGGTGCACATCTGagaacaacaataacaacaacaacatcagcagCACATCAGAAATACATCTGCCAAGGATAGTGGGTGTGAGCTGTGAGAATAAGCCCAGTTCTCAGTTTAAG GTTTTACTCAAAAAAGAGAGCAGTGATGAATTTCAGCCCATGCAGGGACAAACCAGACCGAGAGTGAACAGAGAGAAATCCCTACAACAG ATATCAGTACCTGAACTGCAGGAGAACGAGCCTCAGAGGAAAGAAAGCCATCCACGCACACCGATTGAAGGGTCGGCAGCTGTTACACTCCCAAGTGACTGCTTCACTCAGCGCAACTCACTCTTCAGCAAGGAAGTACTGCAG GCTGAGGCGTGGATCAAAGGCAAGCTACAGGACTTGAAGGATGGATCTAATATTCAGTGCTGCCCCCTGGAGGATTGGGAAGACGCCTCACAAATGCTTCAGAGAGATCTTAAAGACTTTGAGAACACCCTAATTCAACTCAACCAG ATGGGTGAGCAGCTGATCTGTAAACTGAATCCCACATCTGATTTGGTAAAGAAGCAGCTCAGTCAGCTCAGGGACCAGTGGCAGACTCTCAAACAGATGGCTGCAAATCAGATGAGGGCTCTAGGAGGAGCCAAGAACCTGCAGGAATTCAACAAAAAGGTGGACAAGCTGGAGGCATGGATTAAAGAGAAG GAAGAGGAACAGTGTCTGGTGAATGTCCTGGGGGAAAATGTTGACAAAATGCAGTTGACTAGAAGAATTTTAGATCTGAAACAG GATGAGCAGCTACACAGAAATCTCCACGAGGAAATCAACAACTTGGCACTGAAACTGGAGAAACAAGGGAAGACAGATAGCAAAAACATATCCAGCAGGAGGAAACAcatcaataaaat GTGGCTGAAGATGCAGTCGCATCTGAAAAACTACCATGAAAATCTTCATCTGGCCCTGGAAGTGTCCTCATTTTACCATCAGGCTGATAATATATTATTCGCTATAAACAGCATG AGGAAAAACATGTCTGTATTGAAAGACGTGGACAGCTTTGGAGATAGAGAAATGCGTGAGATCGCCAGTCAGATCATG ATGCTTGATGTGAGTGTATCCCAGCTGTTGAATCTCCACCCCACCCTGGCTGCCAGTATCACACAGAAGCAGAGTGAGGTGAAGGATTGCTGGGCACTTCTTCAGAAGCTTTTCAG GAGTGACAAGAccacgctctctctctctggctccACTTTCACCAGGGAAGCTTCTGACCTCCTGACACTGGCCCAAGAACCCCAGTGCAACATGGGAATGGAGGCAAATGGTATCATGGGAAAGGAGGTGAAGGAGGAGAAGAATCATCTGAAAGGCTGTGCT AGTACTGCTGACGGTGGGAGTGGTAGACGAACACAGAGCTGCCAAAGCCAGGAGCAGCAATCAGTGAACCACACCTCTTTACCAATGAGAGACAGCCCTGTCTGCACTGATGATGCTATTGTCAGAAATCAATTGAAGGGGGAAAG CAGGAAGCCCAGAACAGAACCCAAGATTGCCACCCCCTCTCCAGGCCACCCACAGCTTCACATACAGCTTCAGAGGTTCACTGTGTCTGCTGACAAG ACTTTGTCATGGCTCAAAGACAACGTGTCCATGGCTACACAGGTGTGTTCAATAGCCAGTTTTGAGGGGCTGGAAGCAGCAAAGAGGTGTCAGCAAACCGTTGAGCAGGAAATCCTTAACAACCGAGCCAGGATAGAGGTGGTCAAAAAG GAGGGCCACGGGCTGGTCCGGGCACAGCACCCAGGAAGCACAAAGATCGAGGAGTTCCTTGGCCAGCTGGAAGTCCTGTGGGAAGAACTGAGGAAGAGGCACCAAAGGAATGCTGTCTTTCTCCAGGCCTCAGAAGAGCTGGGTTTTAGg GTTGTGAAAGTGCTCCAGGCCCTTGGCAGCTTGGAGGCCTGGCTGGAGTCTGTGGAGCTTTCCATGAAGGAATCTGTCTTAGCCGGTGACCCTGAAACAATGAGCATGGCTGAGAGGGAAAGCCGTTTGCTGGAGAAAGAGGTGGCATCCCGCAGCCTGGAACTCAGTGCTCTGAGGCAGGAGGTGGACCGCCTTCATAGTCACAGCCACCCACGTACACGAGGGCTACCAGCACGcatggaggaggtggagaaaaA GTACCACCGTGTCCAAAGTGCCCTGACCCAGCAGAGCTCTGAGCTGCAGGATACGCGCATGCTGACTGAGTTCCTGGAACGTGTGGAGCTGGAGGAAAGCCAGGATCTTAGTGGTAGTCAGTACAGATTAGGGCAG CCTCTCCACAGTGAAAATTCCCCACCTCCTACTTTGCTGACACTTCAGAACAGCGGCAGTGGTGAGCCTCTGATAGAGACCATGGGAGACCCCGTGGAAGAGCTACGAGAGGCTGTAGAGATGCTGAATGACACAGTGAGAGAACGAGGTCGGTCACAAAGCCACGACCAGGCTATCCAGGAGCTGATGAGCAAG CATGCCAGCCTGGCAGTGCGTGTGGAGGAGTGCGTGTGCTTCAGCAAGGATCTGAGCCTGGACATCCTGGAGAAGGAGACAGACATGGCCATCCAGTGTGAGCCAGATCGCTGTGGCCTAGAGGCTCTGCAGGAGGAGCAGGACCACCTGGAG ATTGACTACGAAATCATCAGGGAGGAGGTAAAGGAGTTGCAGGACCAGGCTTCTCGACTGAAGGATCTGTGCCCAGAGAGAGTGCACGTACTAGATGCAAAAATTCAGGCTACACTGCAGGCCTGGAACGAGCTGGGAAAGAGCGTGACAGAGAACAAATCACGTCTGGAAGAGTTTGCGCAGCTCCAGGACTTCTTCAGGAGCTACCTCGCCATGAT CTCATGGACAGAAGACACCAGGTCATGCATTTTCTCAGATACCACCTTGCATTTTGGGAAAGACGGGCAGACACCACTGGTTGCAGAGCTGGATATGCAAATTGAGCAAAAGTTTGAGGAGTTTGATGAGCTGGCCGCCACAGGCAAAAATCTTTTAGACAAGGAGCACCACCTCACACAGATG GTAAGAGAGCGTATGGAGGAACTGAGGAGCATGCTTGGGTGGATCTTGGTACACTGGAGGGCTCAAAAGCAACAGTGGCTCCACAAGAAGAGCAGACAGGAGCCTTCACAGGACAACATTTACTTTGAGGCGACAATGTGCCCGCCATCGACAGAG AATTCAGCTCCTGAGCCAGAGCCCTTCCATTCCCATCAATCCCCAGTTGTCACCCCTACTGAAGACACAACAAAGGCAAGAAATAGCCAGCCATTGTGTTTGGTGCCCAGACATGCTGAGAAACATAAAGAggagccatcagaagatgggtatgAGATCATGAACAGCATTGGACCCCAGGATGATCCTCCTAAAGCCAACATGCTGGTGCTTAAAGAGGGCAGCAGCCCTCCTGTGGGGGGAACAGTCAACCTCATCCTTAGCTTTGGTAACACAGGGGACAGCCAGGTTCAGGTACTTGACCTTCCTGCTGGGACAAAAGAGGTAGTGGAGGAGACCTCTGAGCCTGTCCACAGG CCCACTGTGCCTCAATCTTCTGCCTATAAAAACTTTTGGAGGCGCTGCCAGGGGCTTTTGGAAAATACTTTGGGTAGTTTAAAGCGAAAGAGAAAGATTTATCGGCAGAGTGCAAATGAG GTAAGTACCTACTTGCATGTCAAGGATAACAACCTGGCTGCGGCCCCTGTGTATGAGAGCATCACCTTGCCCCGCCAAAAAAGCCGCTCCGCAGCCTCAGCCTCCCCGACTTTCTTGCCGTCCTCCTCTTTGCCATCCTCCTCAGCACCTGCACTTCAGGGAACCAACGTAACTTTCCACAACACGACAGGGAATGGCGGCAGCTCGATCTTCAGCAGCATCAAGAGAATGGGTAAGAAGcggaagaggaagagagatgcTCGTAGACACACTATCCAGAAAATCATGGGAGTTGAGGAGCAAACAGATGGGATGCCTCATTGTACCTCTCAGACAATCACATATGACACACATACATGGCCACTGAAGGAACGTcgaaggaagaagaagaatgggGATGGAGTAGAAGCCATTGCCTATATGAAGAATCCTTTGCTGAAGGACATTGATACAGAGTGTTCAGGGGAATACAGCATTACTCCATATGCTGTTTCAGCAGGACCAACCACTACACCCACAGCAGGTCAGGTGAAAAGCCACTGCAGGTTCCTCTCCTTGGGTTCTGTATTGAGTTTTGATCTACCTAAAGATATGACTCTCATCCCCAGCATTCAGGACATCATTACTATTGCCCCTCCAGAATCCAAAAAAGTAGCCGGGACTGATCCAGAccctcactcacacagacaaacattcCTGAGCTCTTTCAGACAGACTAGACCCACTCCCACTGTCACACATGACACTTCAGCTGAAAGCAGCTTTGCTGAGACACAGCTATCTACATCCCTTGGGAAACATCTTCCTGGTGTGGACAGCGGTTTACAACCTCCACCTTCTCCTTCtgtggaggaagatgaggatCAGACTGTACAATGTAATGATTTGTCTAAAACCCAGGTGGCTCTTCGTGAGGAGGAAAAACAGGAGTGGGACAAAACATTGTCAGAGATTAAAACCAGCACAGCTGAAAAGGATGGGACTGTCCAGCCTTCACAGCTGCATATTTATGTGAACCAAGCCTCCACCTCCACTACAGCTATACATAAACATGAGTGCCTTAGTGTTCATACACTCATTAGAGACCTAAATGGACACCAGTACCACAAATGTGCAAGACCCCACAGTTTTCATGAAGAGAGTCCTGGACTTCAGTCAAGCCAAGCTTCCTTCATGAGAGTCAATCTGAAGTCAACAAAGAGTGTTCGACAGGACTCTGTGGACTCTGGCATCTccacctccagcagcctcaagCTTTGCAAAGATGATGCTCCACGTACTGATAGCCTGCAACCTAAAGGAGTGGTGAGGAAGCTTATATCTCTTGAAGTGGGAGGTACAGACTGCACtaaaataagagaaaatgaTTTAACGGGTCCGCCTTCACGCTCAGCAGTGATAGAAACAGAGCCTGTCCACCTTGATCACCAGCAgtttgaggaagaggaggaagaactgGAGGACATCTGGAACCAGACTACGAACTACAGGCAGAGCATTTGCTCAGACATCATGTACCAGCCCAATGAGGAAGAGTCCTTACCTTTAGACCAAGCCAAAGAGACACCTTCAGATACAACCCCAACTGTGCTCTACAGAAACCTCGTCACTGCCTCGGCACCCAACCTTCTTGTGGCTGAATTCAAACTGCCCACGCACATTCAGAACCTGCTTGGTTATGACAAGGGCCAGAGTCCCAAAGATCACCTTCCTCCAATGTCTATAGGAGACAGAAGGTCCTGGGCAGCTTTTCCTAACAGGGAGCCAGCCAGCAAGACTTCAGTGACAGTGAACGAGACTGCTTCGGATCCAGTGAAGCTACCTGATGTAGGGGACAATCAGAGATACATTTATCAGTACaaagaggatgaggaggaggaagaggaggtagAGAAGGCAAAGGTGGGGGAGGAGGCAGACGAGCACACAGGTTGCTTGAAG GACCCGTCAGTGAGTCTCCTGTCAGTTCATATGGGTTTGGATGGGATCAGTCAGCAAAGGAAAGCCTCACAGAGCCAAGAGGACTTGAAGAAACCTCAGGAGCATGTGGCCTCAGGGTGGCACTGTTTCACCTCA AGTGGAAAACCTGAGCTGCAGTCTATGGAGGGGATGCTTGAGAGGAAGCACAAGCTGCAGCTGGGAGGGAAGAAA GCAGCCTCCAGAGGTTGGAACTCCTACCACGCTGTCCTATATAGACACACCTTGTGCTTCTACCAGGATAGAAAGGAGACTCTGAGG AGTTCTGCATGTGGCCTGCCACTGAACCTCATGGGAGCAGAGTGTTTACCTTTCCCAGAATATACCAAAAAACCCAACTGCTTTCGATTAAG GCTCCGTGATGGGTCTGAATATCTGTTTAATGCATCTTCACGCTTTATGATGAAGAAATGGATAATGAAAATACAAGCAAGCACAG gtcagACAGTGTGTAGATCTTCAATATTAGGTGTCCCTTTTGATGAAGACCTCCCCAGTTCCTT AAAGCCCCCCTTCTGTTTTGGATGTCATGATCCAGACGGTTGCCACTGTTCCTCTCAACATGATGTCACCCAACCGTTTCCCAGGCACAACCCACCGGGTACCACCCAGACCAAAGAAATTGTTGTCCTCACCAGAGAGTTGAATCACATGCCACAGAGTCACTTCAAGCGTTTGGATGAACATTTAATCTCATCCTCAGATGCGGGCTGCTGTG ATGTTGATAAAGGCAGCTTAAAGCAGATGATGACTCACGGACTCTCTGGAGTCTTCAAAGACAACGCCTCTTCCTCTCCCCACTCCCCTTTATGCAGTGGTCAAGACTGGCTAAGTAGCAAGCGTCGCTCCCACTCCTTTACTTCAT CAACTTACCAAAAGATCAAACCCATGTTGCGCACCCCTGGAGGCAAAGGCCTGGAAACAGGCTCCAACTACTGTGTGACTCTGGTGGTGGGAGACAAGTCAACAGACAGCGCATCAGCAAGCACAAGCTCTGAGCCTCCACTGCTGGCTTTGGCTGGGTGGGAGCAGGACAGATATCAGGACGCAGCTCTGAGGAGCTACGTGAGCCTGCCGCGGCCACGCAACAAGTCTGTCTTCAAAAAGTTCTTTGGGAAAAGGGACCTCTGA